The following coding sequences are from one Candidatus Hydrogenedens sp. window:
- a CDS encoding GntR family transcriptional regulator translates to MIRINTHDGTPIYIQIVRQFKYLIATGSLKADDELPPVRILAQQLLINPNTVAKAYRELENQGLIYTRQGAGTYVAPLRVLFSEEERCRILYEHIDSLLVSAKHLNFSLPQLIELIQKRSEKIKLNIDKEKDND, encoded by the coding sequence ATGATTCGAATTAATACTCATGATGGAACACCGATATACATCCAGATTGTTCGGCAGTTCAAATATCTCATTGCGACAGGCTCTTTAAAAGCGGATGATGAATTACCTCCTGTCCGTATATTAGCTCAACAATTGCTTATCAATCCAAACACAGTTGCAAAGGCATATCGGGAATTAGAAAATCAAGGGTTGATATATACACGTCAGGGTGCTGGAACGTATGTTGCCCCTCTAAGGGTATTGTTTTCAGAAGAAGAACGATGTCGAATCCTCTATGAGCATATTGATTCATTATTAGTTTCAGCAAAACATCTTAATTTTTCTTTACCCCAATTGATAGAACTTATTCAAAAACGAAGTGAAAAAATAAAACTTAATATAGATAAGGAGAAAGACAATGATTAA